TACGTGGATTCAGATTGCGTGTGGAGCATGTATTAGGAAGGGGACACTGAAGGCGAGTGTTTTCAGGGATAGGCACCTTTGTCAATCCTAGGACCCAGATTGAAGACTCCAGGGTGTCGGGGCAAGCAAGCAGCAGCGTGTGCTTACCTGAGCCACTACCTCCTTAACGACACAGCCCCACCTGTGCCTGAGTCACGGAGAAAACAGTTGGCAAGCTTCCGGCTAGGGCCAGGCTCCTTTCCTTCTCAAGTTAGGACAAGGTTCCAGTCCACACCCAAGCAGGATATAGACCCAGATTGGGTGGGGTGTCTAGACCCAACACTGCTTCCTCTTGACCCTCCCCATCCCAGCTTCTGCTTATCACTGAGGCCCAGGAATGGGTTAAATCTGTGCAACCTGAAGGAGGTTCTGAAAACCTAGGCCTCTCCTGACCCTTCTTGCTCCTCTAACCCAGCTCCACATTGGCTTCCTGCTGTCCTAGGACCATTCATGGTTCTGTCCTAAGAACTTACAGCCCCCAAcactcctgcctaaaagccaggGAGAGGTTTGTGTCCTGCAAACATCTGAGGCTTAGCCCGCCGGCCCGCTCAAGGTTAGAGggccttgtatttttttttttttttaatttttgtacctGAGGGAGGTGTAGGTAATTGTAGGACTTATGGAGTCCCAGGGAAAGGAACCATGTTGCCAACTTTGGGAAGCCACCTAACCTCAGGATTCAGTCCTCTACACAAGTAGGGAAACTGAAATTCAAGAGGGACATTGGCTAAGATGTACGCACAGAGGCAGCAGGAGCTGGGAGAGTACCCTGGATCCTGAAGGGTTCGTGAGGCCTTGGATAAATGAATGgatgtgtgggtgggttgggtctAGGAGATTAAATAACGGGTCACCAGACTGGACAGAGCAAGGCAAGGCATGAAGTAGGGATCTGGCTTTCTAGACTGGGCCTCCTTTCTTCCCTGCCCTTGCTGTCTCCAGGAGCCTCCTGGCATGGTGGTAGCATACGAGGGGTAGGCTCTAGGCCTCCTCTAGTCAAGCACGGTGGGGGTCACAGTTTGGGATTGCTGATAGACTAACAAAAGCCCCCAAGAGTCAATGCCCAGGCCTGACCCCGACTCTCCTccttgcctttgcctttgccCCAGCCTGGTGGAGAGGCCTCCGGCCCCAGCTCCCGTTGCCACTACTTCCCTTTGATGGTCCACGCTAGCTTCACCCGTGTGGACCTCTTCAATGGACTGTTAGGATCAGTGAAGGTCACCGCACTGCATGTGACACGTCTTGGCAATGTTACAGTGGCCCACATGGGCACTGTGGATGGGCGTGTCCTACAGGTATATCCTTTACCCCACAGCCATCTGGTCCCGCATTCCTGTCCCCTGCCCCTGCtacttttttctcatagctgaccTGTCACAGGTGGAGATAGCCAGGTCACTCAACTACCTGCTGTATGTGTCCAACTTCTCCCTGGGCAGCAGTGGACAGCCTGTTCATCGGGATGTCAGCCGCCTCGGGAATGACCTACTCTTTGCCTCTGGGGACCAGGTGAGGTGTGCGGGGTCAGAACTTAGGGTTCAGGGTAATGGGAGCCCAGAGAGGCATTGGTAGGAAGACCTTACCTCTCCAATCTACAAAGGAACCAGGAGGACCAACAGTTCTCACCTTTAGCCATCCCTGACCTACCCGTTTGTCACCCTAAGGTCTTCAAGGTGCCCATCCAGGGCCCTGGCTGTCGTCATTTTCTCACCTGTTGGCGTTGCCTGAGAGCACAGCGCTTCATGGGATGTGGCTGGTGTGGGGACCGGTGTGACCGGCAGAAGGAGTGTCCTGGCTCCTGGCAACAGGACCACTGTCCGCCTGAGATCAGTGAGGTACAGCTTACCCCAGCAGGGTACAGTAACCATGGGGCAAgcggggatgggggttggggagggacaAGCAGGTTGTGGTGGGGCTGGGGGGGTGTGAGTGTCAAAAAGTCCTGACCACAATCTTCCTCGGGGAATCCTTGTCAGAGGGGATGACACATGGGAAACTTGGGTGGTAGGAAAAGTCTGATAAGGACTAGCAGGTGACTCAGAATGGCCAGACTGTGAGATGTACAAGGCATATGACACGGGACTCTTGGGGAGGCAGGTGGGGCTGAGAGAGTGCAATCTCACATAAAACCCCAGGgctcttctctccctttcagtTCTATCCTCACAGCGGGCCTCTAAGGGGCACTACGAGGCTCACCCTTTGTGGCTCCAACTTCTACCTGCGACCTGATGATGTCGTACCTGAGGGAACACACCAGATCACCGTGGGCCAAAGTCCCTGCCGACTGCTGCCTAAGGACTCTTCAAGCCCTAGGTATAACATGGTCCCTGCCTTCCCTATCCCCGATGAGATTGACCAAGCGGCCCCTCATTTGTGAGACCCACTTCTGTGAAGGATATGGGACAAGCTGTATTGGCTCTGGCTTCTTGTGTCCCTGTCCCTTTTTGAGCCTGTGTGTGCTCTACTTACTTGTCTGTTTAGCTGTGGACTAGACAAGGTTAGCCCACTTGATCCTGTCCCACTCGATCCTGCCTGCCTTCAGGAGAGGGCATGGGTGGAGATGCTCCTCTGAGGTTCAGAGAAGCCTCGTGACTTACGGCAGAGGCGTAGCCAGCCCTACATGATTCCCAACGTGGTGCCCTTCCTGATCTTCCAGGCCAGGGTCCCTCAAGGAATTCATACAGGAACTTGAATGTGAGCTGGAGCCCCTGGTCACCCAGGCAGTGGGGACTACAAACATCAGCCTTGTCATCACCAACATGCCAGCAGGCAAGCACTTCCGAGTGGAAGGCATCTCTGTACAGGAAGGCTTCTCTTTCGTGGTGAGGCCACAGTGCCCGGTCTTTGCCCTTGGATCATGGGTGGTACGAGAAGGGTGGGCTTGGAATGAATGGTTTGTTTCAGCTGAGCCTCTTCCACATCCTCTCAGGAGCCAGTGCTGACATCAATAAAACCTGACTTTGGCCCGCGGGCTGGGGGTACTTATCTCACCCTTGAAGGCCAGAGCCTGTCTGTCGGCACCAGCCGGGCTGTGCTGGTCAATGGAACCCAGTGCCGGCTGGAACAGTAAGTGTTATCAGGTAAACTTATGGGAAGCCACAGGACCCTACCTTTGGGAGACTCCAAGTGGTATCTGCGTCCTGAGGTGGCCCTCCTGGCTGCTGCCTGAGGTCACCTCAAGTCTCAGGTACAACACAGTCCCAATCTTCTTCCCTGTCCCCCAACGGAGACAACCAAGCAGCCCCTTCCTCGTGAGACTCTTTCCCACCCAGAGAGCCTCACCAGGTGGGTACCTAGTTACTGCCAGTGTGGAGAGAAGAGAGTCAGTTGTTTGGTCAAAGTAGGGATCAGTGCCAGGAGAGATCTGCTGtcctctccagcccagagacAAGAGAGCCCACCACAGAGGCCACTGTCTCCAGCCAAGGATATGGGAGCTTGTTACCTCCCTGTAACaagcttcttttttgttttttaaagatttatttatttattatatgtaagtacactgtagctgtcttcagacactccagaagagggcgtcagatcttgttacagatggttgtgagccaccatgtggttgctgggatttgaactcgggtgctcttacccactgagccatctcaccagccccaagcttCTTGAAGGTCTTACTGGGAGCCTCCTCTCTCCAGTCCGTGGAGTGTAGATGGATGGAAAAGACAGCCACAGAGGAAGTGGAAAGGATTAGTAAGCCCTGGAGGAGGTAAACCTGCTCATCCTAAGAAGGTGTCCCTGTGCCCAATCCCTCCTTCCTGCAGGGTCAATGAGGAGCAGATCTTATGTGTCACGCCTCCTGGAGCTGGCACGGCCAGGGTCCCCCTTCATCTGCAGATAGGGGGTGCTGAGGTGCCTGGCTCCTGGACCTTTCACTACAAGGAAGACCCTATTGTGTTGGACATCAGTCCCAAGTGTGGCTACAGGTAAGTTCCACCTCTCTGACTACTTTGGCCTACAGGACATGAGAGCACCAGCTCCCTGAGTCCCCTAAACCCACCACCCTACCCCTTCTCACAGTGGCTCCCACATCATGATCCATGGCCAGCATCTGACTTCAGCATGGCACTTCACGCTATCATTCCATGATGGACAAAGTACAGTGGAGAGCAGGGTGAGCAGAGCGGGTGACGACCAGGAGGGAGGAAAGCTGGACCAGTCCCCTGATGTCCAACTTCACCTCACCCTGGGCTGAGGAGACTGAAGCAGCCAGGGGTTGGCCATTTGCCTAACTACTTTCCCATGGGTCTCAGCAGTGTGCGGGGCAGTTTGTGGAACAACAGCAGCGTCGATGTCGCCTGCCTGAATATGTGGTCCGAAACCCTCAGGGGTGGGCAACAGGGAATCTGAGCGTCTGGGGTGATGGAGCAGCTGGCTTCACGCTGCCTGGTTTTCGCTTCCTGCCCCCACCCAGTCCACTCAGAGCTGGCCTGGTTGAGTTGAAACCTGAAGAACATTCAGTTAAAGTTGAGGTGGGTTTAACGGTTAGGGGAGGGACAGCGGATAAGGAGGCAGAGCCCAGACTCTGGctgatccttctgtctgtctcgGCAGTATGTCGGGCTGGGCGCTGTGGCAGACTGTGTGACTGTGAACATGACCGTGGGTGGTGAGGTCTGCcaacatgagctccggggggatGTGGTgatctgccccctgcccccttccCTGCAACTTGGCAAGGATGGTGTCCCATTGCAGGTAGGTGACACAGCTGGCCCTCTCAGGAAACCATGAGCTGAGGGTCTGCAGTCTGGGTTTAAACTGCCATCTGCTTTCAGGTCTGTGTAGACGGTGGGTGTCACATCCTGAGCCAAGTGGTTCGCTCAAGCCCAGGCAGGGCCTCACAGAGGATACTCCTTATTGCTCTTCTGGTCTTGATCCTGCTTGTGGCTGTGCTGGCCGTTGCCCTGATCTTTAACTCCCGAAGACGGAAAAAGCAGCTAGGTGAGATCCCTACATTCATCTAGACTAAGCCTAACAGTAGACTCCCCCCAGAACAGCAGCATCTTCAATCtccagactgggggtgggggtgtctccCACTTGGTCCCCGAGAGCTTGGCAAGACGAAGCACCATGGGCTGTCTTTCCACAGTCCTTGCTCCCAATCTGGAAtgaccctgcatccctggatccgTCCCCCAGAGCCATGCCCCTGTCTATATTCCGCTGTGGCTCTGACTACAGAAGTGTCCTTGGTGAGATGGGGGAGGCAGCAGGAGCCAGAGCTCGCCTTTCCCCACAGGTGCTCACTCCCTCTCCCCAACAACACTCTCTGACATCAACGATACAGCTTCCGGGGCTCCGAACCATGAAGAATCGTCAGAGAGTAGGGATGGGACAAGTGTCCCACTGCTGCGGACAGAGTCTATCCGGCTCCAGGATCTGGACAGGATGCTCCTAGCTGAGGTCAAGGATGTACTGATTCCCCATGAACAAGTGGTCATCCATACTGACCAAGTCATTGGCAAAGGTGTGGGGGATGGATTGGGAGGTGGGGCAGGGGCATAGAAGGGGTATTGCTGTGTGCTCGATCGAGACAGCTGGAGCAGTCCCCACTTCGACCCGCACACTAACTTGTGTGACCTTGAGGCTGCCAAACTTCTGAGATGTGGTCATCTTTGGAACGAGGTTTTGGAGAATTTGCTCTTCGGTGGCTTCTGGTGTGGCTGTGTGGACGCGGGAGGACTGTAAACGACCCTACCATTGGGCTGCCGCTTGCTTTTAAGGTCACATTGGCCAATTTGGGGGTTCTGAGGTTGCTAGTTATAAAGGGCACACTGTGAGTCTGGGCACAGAGTCCTTCTTTACCCTCTTGCTCTTTCTAGGCCACTTTGGTGTTGTCTACCACGGAGAATATACAGACGGAGCACAGAATCAGACCCACTGTGCCATCAAGTCTCTGAGTCGTAAGCGAGGCATAGGCAGGGTGGGTAGAAGGGTGACCTCAGGCTGCAGGTCCTTTGTACCTGCTATGCTGCCACTTAATAAAGTGAGCCTTGCGTGGAACCTTCCCCTTCCTGCACTGTTTCCACCTGACCCTTGTAAAGGACCTTCTTGCCCTTGGCCTGCCTGACCTATGCTACTCTGCAGGCATTACAGAGGTGCAGGAGGTGGAGGCTTTCCTGCGGGAGGGGCTGCTCATGCGTGGCCTACATCACCCAAACATCCTGGCTCTCATCGGTATCATGCTGCCCCCGGAGGGGCTTCCCCGGGTGCTGTTGCCCTATATGCGCCACGGAGACCTGCTTCATTTCATTCGCTCCCCTCAGAGGGTGAGTGATCATTGTCCAGGTTGGGAGGTGTCAGCCAGCACCCACCCCTGCCTACGCTCACCAGTCACCTTGTGCCCCCAGAACCCCACTGTGAAGGATCTTGTCAGCTTTGGCCTGCAGGTAGCCTGTGGTATGGAGTACCTGGCAGAGCAGAAGTTCGTGCACAGAGACCTGGCTGCTaggaactgcatgtgagtggctCAAGTAACTGAGGTGAAGCAAGAGGGCAGGTTGCTCGAGGATCTGCAGCTCCTAAAGGCTACCTCAAGGGAGGACCCAGCCTTTGCTCTGCGGCCTTAGGCACTTTCAGTCTTTCTGGTATAGGGTTAGACACTGTGGTTCTTAAGGCCTTCGAAGGACTTGGATCAGATCGGGGCAAGACCTGGTGGGAAGTCAGTTCTTACCCGGCCagtgagctacagccccagctgGGTTCCAGTTCAACCTGTGATTCCCTCTCCTCAGGCTGGACGAGTCATTCACAGTCAAGGTGGCTGACTTTGGTCTGGCACGGGGCGTCCTAGACAAGGAATACTACAGTGTTCGCCAGCATCGCCATGCTCGCCTGCCAGTCAAATGGATGGCACTGGAGAGCCTGCAGACCTACAGGTTCACCACCAAGTCCGATGTGGTAAGGTGCCCTCTGCTCCAGAACTGCTTGACCCCCATTATACCTTACAGGATTTTGCCTTGCTTTTCTGCATGATCCGAGCATAGAGACTCCCCAAGTTAGGCAACCCCCATACCTCATCTGTCTTGGACAAACGTGAAATAGAATCTGATGCCGGCCAGGACAAACGAAGTTTGTGAATTTATTGGTTCCGTATGAGTAACCCAGGGCTTTCAGCTCTGAAGTTGTGAGAGTCAGGGGAAGAAACTCGTGTGCCATTGAGGATTGAGCTCTGGGCAGAAAGGTGGGAGTGTCGCCTATTTCCAGTGAAGGGCTCTGAGAAGTGGAAGACCTGGGGACCCACCTGCCCCCAAACTTGGGGTGATCATTTGAATCAGTCCCCTCACTTTTCTCCAACAGTGGTCATTCGGGGTGCTGCTCTGGGAGCTACTAACACGGGGTGCTCCACCCTACCCCCATATCGATCCCTTCGACCTCTCTCACTTCCTGGCTCAGGGCCGTCGCCTGCCTCAGCCTGAGTACTGTCCTGATTCACTGTGAGTATGTAAAAGGGAGCGGGGTGGGGCAGGGCTGGACTCCAGACAGGAGGTGGGGGCAACGGACCAAGTTCCTGCCTTTCTGTCTGACCCTTTGGTTGATTGGGACAGGGAGCATCTCTGGGGCTCAGTTTACTCATCTGTGTACTGGTTCCCCCCCACCCATGCAAGGAAGGACTCTGAGAGGACCTCACGGTTGCCATGGTAACAGCATTCCAACTCAGAGTCTGGGTTGAGGCCAGTGGTTTGGTTTCCCAGATCTCTTTTCCCACTCGACTCCTGCAAAGGGAGAGGGGCTGTTTTCTATCTCTGCCACTCGCTTAACCTCAAAGAAACGTTCTGCCAGCTCCCACACCAGCCCCTCTGCGTCTCCCCatcaaggtctttttttttttttttttcactgcacGTAGTTCAGACTCCTCATTCCCAAGGGATGGCAGCAGCCGTGTCATCCGTGCCCGTGGGGTAGGTTTGACTCCCTAATCAGCCGGCATACCCCAGCTGTGCTCAAGTCTGCATGCTTAGAACAGGGAGAACCAGGTCACAGGTAGAGCGGCTGAtgactcctgtcccaggctgtgCTCCAGAAAGGGAATGAGTAGCTCTTTCTTACAGTTCTCCCCATCTTGGCCTTGACCTTTCTATCATCTGTTTTACTAATATATATAGTTTGAATTATGGAAATTAACTTCACTGCCTGCCTGCATCTAAGACAGGCTCTCTGAACAGATTAGGGTGGGGATTTCTACATGGTAGGGCTTCAGTGGTAGGTTTGGGAGTtggggggttggggttggggagaAACAGGGCTTGTCAGAGGAAGAGGGCAGTTGTGATGCATGGGAGGGGTGGAACTCATTCTATATAGGACTGTTAGAGTTGGGCTGGCCCTGCAGAGACCAAGGGGCCAGGTCTCTATCCCAGGCACTAATCAGTCACTGGTCACAGGCTATACTCAGTGAGCAGATGTGAGATTGGGCAAGATATGTTCCCGCCTGCCTAAAGGAGGCTGAAGCTAAGAGCCTCCAACATGTAACAGTCTCAGCCACTGAGAAAACGAAGGAGATCCGGGTGGCACACTGCAGAGTGCACTCCTGGGCTCCGTTTTGCCCAACTGTAAAGTGGGTTTTATAACACTCCCCTCAGAGAGTGGGAGACATGTATAAGATACTGCGCACAGACACTTAGACTCTTAGTCCAGGCAGCATGCCATCCCTATGACAACAAGGCATGCTCTCAGATGCAGCAGGCCAGCCTACTGCTTCAGAGCCTTAGCTCCAGAACCACTGTAGGGACTGCCCACAGGCTTCTCTTTCAGTCCCCATTTAAACTCTCCCAGGACTGTTTTGCTGCTGAGATTGTTTgatgtttttgtttcgtttttttaaagactgggtctctgtagtagcccaggctagccttgaatgcaggctaattctcctgcttcagccttctaagccctgggattaaaggcatgtttcaCTGAGCTCATTATGTGTTAGTTGGTTTGCTTTTGAGACTGGGTaccactatgtagctctggctatcctagaactcactgtgtagaccaggctagtctcaaactctttATGTAACTaaagctgatcttgaactcctgatcttcctccctccacttcccaagtgcttgaATTGAAGGTGCATGCCACTGTAACTGACTCTCTATGCAGGGTTTAATCTTCATTTTATATCCTATCTGGAAGAGGTGTGATGATCCTATTAGCTCCTAAGCCTCTTAGCCATGTGCTGAGGGTTTCACAAGTTTACCCCGTGAACCTAGAGCTGTGAAGAGGCCATCTAGGCATAGAAAAGTCAAGGAACATACCCGAAATCACATAGCTAAGGCCCCGGGCAGACTCAACCCTCTACCTGACCTCCATCTTCTTACAGGTATCACGTGATGCTTCGATGCTGGGAGGCTGACCCAGCGGCACGACCCACCTTCAGAGCCCTAGTGCTGGAAGTAAAGCAGGTAGTGGCCTCACTGCTTGGGGACCACTATGTGCAGCTGACAGCAGCTTATGTGAACGTAGGCCCCAGAGCGGTGGATGATGGGAGTGTGCCTCCGGAGCAGGTACAGCCCTCGCCTCAGCATTGCAGGAGCACGTCAAAGCCCCGGCCTCTCTCAGAGCCACCCCTGCCCACTTGACCAAAGCCCTGAGTAGGCCACAGGCACTAGATCTGCTAAGTGGCCTTGAGCAAATTACAAGCTGCCTCTGGGCCTAGGACAAGCCTCAGCATGGAAAACCTCCACTCTTTAGCTTTCTGGGGCCACTGAAGGTGGGAAACCGGGCCCATTTGAGCCCCTCGTTCCAGCATGAGCCAGTGACATTTTTGTAGCATGTATTTATGTAATGTCTGTTTTGTACCTGTTTCGGAATACAGAGGATCCAGCAGTGATCACAGAGATACTACAgtgtaaaataatataaataaataaatgaatgaatattcgAGCACAAGTAATGGTGTATGCTGTGAAAGAAAGGCACATTGAGGGGATGGAGTATTGCTTCAGAGAGGCTGCTACAGCGGCGAGGGAAGACTCCCAATAGGTGGTAGTCTTGCTGTAGCTCTTTCAGGTGGGGGTAATCTATTAGAAGCCAGATTCAGGTTAGAGATTTTGGGCAGAGTAAGTAGCATGTACAAAGGTCCTGTGGCTATAAAGGAGCTGGATCAGCCCAAAGGCTCCAGGGCATAGGGAGGATGAATGTGCCCAGATTCAAGTATAGGGCCTTGTGGACTGTCATATGAACCAAGCGGGTAGGTTGAGTCTCCAAGTATGCGACATCCAAGATGGCTTCTTCCAGGGCTCAAACTAGCCACTCCACTGATCCCCGCTTGGCAGTTTGTTTTAGGCTCCCTAGgtagtacacatacatgtacatatgctgTCATGGTATGTGGACTCGCCTGCCTCCCTTCCCTGCCAACACTGCATTTGCAACCTTGAGAGGGAAgatctcacagagagagagaggtgtcagCTCTACACTTGCTAGGAGCAAACTCTGAAGGCCCAGCTTCCCCAGCTATTTATATTCTCAAGGACACCATACCATAGCTACTGCTGGAGGGGCATGTTTGTCTGGAGAAGAGGAAAACCCCATTTCCTACTGCTCCCCTATGCTCTGACTACCAAAGGGGCTGGCGTGCTCGGGAGCCTGGGAATGGGACAGAGATTTCAATAGTAACTCTCCTTTGCTTAAGCCTCCCATAGCTCTGTCCATTCCTCTCGTTGGATGTCTCCTAGGTCCCTAAGGAGGGAAGGCTTCCTTCCCAGAGCACCTTAGAAATTCTCCGTAACAATGGGACTCTAGATTTGGAGCCAGAGCTCCTTCCTAAAGCAGAAGGGTGTCTCCTGGGGACTGCCCCACTCTAGCTGTCTGCCACCCTACCTACAGGACCCCTAAGGCCTTGTGTTCAAAGTTAAAAAGAGATGCTTCCGCTGGGAAATGGGTGTAAAGGTGAGGAGGGTCCGGGCAGTGGGAGGCAGGTGGAGTCAGCTTCTCAGACAGGTAAGGAGGCCGCAGCCCTGCAGccctgtagccttggctgctgaCTGCTTGGCCACATGTGGCTGAAGACAGGACAGCTGTGTTGCTCCTAAGTGTGGAGagaggtagtggagcttcctgaGGCGTCCCGGAGCTGCAGCCCCTGGACCAGTTGGGGAGGGGTTTGCATGCTTGTAAAGACTTGTAGTCCTGTATTTCTATGCCGTGAGCTTGTGTGATGTGAAGGGCTCATTCCCTTTCCTGGCTCATCTGTTCACTAGACAGCCCCACAAAGGAAGCACGCTCTGAACAGAAGGGTGACTGACCATAGAAAAGGGAccccaagccaggcagtggtggcacatgcctttaatcccagcacttgggaggcagaggcaggcagatttctgagttcgaggccagactgactggtctacagagtgagttccaggacagccaggactacacagagaaaccctgtctcgaaaacaaacaaacaaacaaaaaagaaagaaagaaagaaagaaaagaaaaaaaaaagaaagaagagggaccCCAAGAAGGAATTGAGAGGTGGAGCTAAGGGGGTGTCGAGTTTCCTATGGAGCTAGAATGTGGAACTTGTGGTCTGATTGTCACATGGGGAAGCTTCAAGTCCTGGCCACATTCCCTAATAAGCTGGAAACATCCTCCCTTGAAGGGTAAAATCAATTCTTTGAGCAGTCACCCCTCGAACATGATCTTCTAGGCCGAAGGGCCCTCTAGAGTCAGAATTATCGAGGAAGGAGCTCCGGTTAAGTAGTAACTTGGGGTACTGGGATTTGTCCCCCAACACACTCAGCAGCTTGGAGCTCCATTTTCAGTCCTCCGACAGTCCCAAGTGTAACTGGGGCAGTGGATCTCAAGCTTCCTCATCCCGCGACCCTTTAATgccgtgaccctttaatacagctcctcatgtttggtgacctccaaccataaaattatttccttgcgacttcataactgtagttttgctactgtcataAATTGTAATGCAATATCTAATATGTGAGCCCCCTCCAAGGAGTGGTGACTCACGGGTTGAGAAGATCTGATCTAGGGTGTCAGGAGTTGGAACTGCCTTAGGATTTCAAATTGGTAACTGGGCCACCGGGGAGACAGGTAGGGAGGATTAGTTCTAGGTTCCTAGATGGGCTGGGCATACTTGGAGGCTTCTTAATGGCCTTTTGCCTGGCAGAGGCTGAACGATCTCTCTTctcgtatgtgtatgtgtgtgtatgtgtgtgtgtgtgcatgcgtgtgtgtgtgtgtgtgcatgtgtgtgtgtgtgcgtgtttgtgtgtgtgtgtgtgtgtgtgtgtgtgtttaggtggtGGTGTGGCTGAGACTGCTCAGGTACAGTGAATGGTTAATGGAAAGGAGAAGTCCTTAACAGACTTGCTAGGCCTAGGCCTCCCACCAGGATAGCATGGCGGGGAGAAGAGTTTCCTTTGAAGACCCTGGAGTCCAGCCTTCCCACCAATAGCTGTGGACACAAGAACTAACCTTTCAAGTCAtacatgatggtgcacacccaTAGTCCTAGCTTTTGGGgtctggaggcaagaggatcaagagttcaagggtagcctcaGTTACAGAGTAAGTCCAAGctgtaacaaacaaacacatcaacTCTCTGTCTTGTCTCCTTCTAGGACAACCAAGTCGGGCTGAGGGCAAGCAAATGCCCGTAAAGACTAGGGGAGCCATGGTGGGAGCTGGGACTGAGGAAGCAGCCGGTGACTCACAGCCTCCTGACTGCCCCCTGGTGTCAGTGCCGTCTCGCACCTGGAAGGCATGCACTGTGTAGACTGACCTGCTTTGATGGGGGAACTGGGAGTCTGGCCCGAGATTCCCAATATGCTTTATCTTACCCTTGCTCCATTGGACCTCAGGGGGCCTGGCCTGCGGTGCTTCCTATTTTGAGTTCAGTTGGTAGGAACTGAGGGAAGTTACTGAAGCATCAAAGGGGCTCAGCATGGGCACCGGCAGAGGGATCCTGGATAGCCAGCTTTCTCAATGTCAGGGAGACCTTCACCTCTCCCCTCTGCTTCCTTTCAGTCCGCTTAGGTGGCCAGTTTACTACTGGGCATTTAGGATCTAGGATCTAACAGAGAAGTAGCTGGTGACCAATATCACAGGATCCAATTAGCTTTGGAGCCAGGGCTCCCTCTCCCATGCTAGGAGTTCCTCCAGGGATGTTGTGTGCCTTGGAGAATCAGAGGCCCCAAAGGAGTTGGCACCATCTCTAGGCTGTATGACAGTGCTATCTAGCATCAGCTATGCATTAATACGTTTTGCTTACCTGTTCTGTCAAATCAAGAACCCCCCCTTTCTCAAAGGGGAAAATGAATGCCCCAAGCAGCTCGTCACCCCACCAAGGTAGTGGGTGCCTTGGTCTCTTTATATCATCATTTTCTCTCCACAGGCTCTGTTTCTTACAGGGTCCCTGAAGGGAAGGCTCTCCTCACACCCCTCTTGCAGACATGGTTGGAGATCTCTGCACTGTAATCATGAAGCCATGCATGCCTCTGGCAGCCTGCCCTCACCCCTTACTTACACTGGCATTTGGATCGGGGTCTGCTCCCAGTAGAGGCAAGGAGCAGCCAGCTGTGAGCAGTAGCCAGGGGTGGCTGTGCCATTGCCCC
This portion of the Mus musculus strain C57BL/6J chromosome 9, GRCm38.p6 C57BL/6J genome encodes:
- the Mst1r gene encoding macrophage-stimulating protein receptor isoform 1 preproprotein (isoform 1 preproprotein is encoded by transcript variant 1); translation: MGLPLPLLQSSLLLMLLLRLSAASTNLNWQCPRIPYAASRDFSVKYVVPSFSAGGRVQATAAYEDSTNSAVFVATRNHLHVLGPDLQFIENLTTGPIGNPGCQTCASCGPGPHGPPKDTDTLVLVMEPGLPALVSCGSTLQGRCFLHELEPRGKALHLAAPACLFSANNNKPEACTDCVASPLGTRVTVVEQGHASYFYVASSLDPELAASFSPRSVSIRRLKSDTSGFQPGFPSLSVLPKYLASYLIKYVYSFHSGDFVYFLTVQPISVTSPPSALHTRLVRLNAVEPEIGDYRELVLDCHFAPKRRRRGAPEGTQPYPVLQAAHSAPVDAKLAVELSISEGQEVLFGVFVTVKDGGSGMGPNSVVCAFPIYHLNILIEEGVEYCCHSSNSSSLLSRGLDFFQTPSFCPNPPGGEASGPSSRCHYFPLMVHASFTRVDLFNGLLGSVKVTALHVTRLGNVTVAHMGTVDGRVLQVEIARSLNYLLYVSNFSLGSSGQPVHRDVSRLGNDLLFASGDQVFKVPIQGPGCRHFLTCWRCLRAQRFMGCGWCGDRCDRQKECPGSWQQDHCPPEISEFYPHSGPLRGTTRLTLCGSNFYLRPDDVVPEGTHQITVGQSPCRLLPKDSSSPRPGSLKEFIQELECELEPLVTQAVGTTNISLVITNMPAGKHFRVEGISVQEGFSFVEPVLTSIKPDFGPRAGGTYLTLEGQSLSVGTSRAVLVNGTQCRLEQVNEEQILCVTPPGAGTARVPLHLQIGGAEVPGSWTFHYKEDPIVLDISPKCGYSGSHIMIHGQHLTSAWHFTLSFHDGQSTVESRCAGQFVEQQQRRCRLPEYVVRNPQGWATGNLSVWGDGAAGFTLPGFRFLPPPSPLRAGLVELKPEEHSVKVEYVGLGAVADCVTVNMTVGGEVCQHELRGDVVICPLPPSLQLGKDGVPLQVCVDGGCHILSQVVRSSPGRASQRILLIALLVLILLVAVLAVALIFNSRRRKKQLGAHSLSPTTLSDINDTASGAPNHEESSESRDGTSVPLLRTESIRLQDLDRMLLAEVKDVLIPHEQVVIHTDQVIGKGHFGVVYHGEYTDGAQNQTHCAIKSLSRITEVQEVEAFLREGLLMRGLHHPNILALIGIMLPPEGLPRVLLPYMRHGDLLHFIRSPQRNPTVKDLVSFGLQVACGMEYLAEQKFVHRDLAARNCMLDESFTVKVADFGLARGVLDKEYYSVRQHRHARLPVKWMALESLQTYRFTTKSDVWSFGVLLWELLTRGAPPYPHIDPFDLSHFLAQGRRLPQPEYCPDSLYHVMLRCWEADPAARPTFRALVLEVKQVVASLLGDHYVQLTAAYVNVGPRAVDDGSVPPEQVQPSPQHCRSTSKPRPLSEPPLPT